A single Oryctolagus cuniculus chromosome 18, mOryCun1.1, whole genome shotgun sequence DNA region contains:
- the HSBP1 gene encoding heat shock factor-binding protein 1, whose amino-acid sequence MAETDPKTVQDLTSVVQTLLQQMQDKFQTMSDQIIGRIDDMSSRIDDLEKNIADLMTQAGVEEPEGESKTPAPQKS is encoded by the exons ATGGCCGAGACTGACCCCAAGACGGTGCAGGACCTCACCTCAGTG GTGCAGACGCTCCTGCAGCAGATGCAAGACAAATTCCAGACCATGTCCGACCAGATCATCGGGAGAA TCGATGACATGAGCAGCCGCATCGACGACCTGGAGAAGAACATCGCGGACCTCATGACGCAGGCTGGAGTGGAGGAGCCGGAGGGGGAGAGCAAGACGCCCGCCCCGCAGAAGAGCTGA